From the Gramella sp. Hel_I_59 genome, one window contains:
- the ybeY gene encoding rRNA maturation RNase YbeY yields the protein MVKGTINFFNENNFSLKDEELFQNWLFRLAESEHKNIGEINYIFCDDDYLLEINRNYLDHDTYTDIISFDNTVGNSLNGDIFISTERVEENAADYNVDFLQELKRVIAHGMLHFCGYKDKSESESDLMRRKEDEKIKMFHVEHS from the coding sequence TTGGTGAAAGGAACGATTAATTTTTTCAATGAAAACAACTTCAGCCTGAAGGATGAAGAACTATTTCAAAACTGGTTATTCAGGCTTGCTGAATCTGAGCATAAAAATATAGGCGAGATCAATTATATTTTCTGTGATGATGATTACTTGTTGGAGATTAACCGGAATTATTTAGATCACGATACCTATACAGATATTATCAGTTTTGATAATACTGTTGGTAATTCCCTCAATGGGGATATTTTCATTAGTACAGAAAGAGTAGAGGAGAATGCTGCAGATTATAATGTGGATTTTCTTCAGGAGCTGAAACGAGTTATCGCGCACGGTATGTTACATTTTTGCGGATATAAGGATAAGTCTGAAAGTGAGAGTGATTTAATGCGACGTAAGGAAGACGAGAAAATCAAAATGTTCCACGTGGAACATTCGTAA
- the mnmG gene encoding tRNA uridine-5-carboxymethylaminomethyl(34) synthesis enzyme MnmG: protein MFDKEYDVIVIGAGHAGSEAAAAAANMGSSTLLITMNLQNIAQMSCNPAMGGIAKGQIVREIDAMGGYSGIVSDTSAIQFKMLNKSKGPAMWSPRVQSDRMRFAEDWRLKLEQTPNLDFYQEMVAGLIIENDKITGVRTSLGLEVRSKSVICTNGTFLNGLIHIGDKQFGGGRAGERAATGITKDLIDVGFEAGRMKTGTPPRVDGRSLDYSKMTEQPGDVIPSKFSYSDETKPLEKQRSCYMTYTSNEVHEILKDGFDRSPMFNGRIKSLGPRYCPSIEDKINRFADKDRHQLFVEPEGWNTVEVYVNGFSTSLPEDVQFKALRSVAGFENVKFFRPGYAIEYDYFPPTQLKHTLETKLIDGLYFAGQINGTTGYEEAACQGMMAGINAALKVQEKDEFILKRNEAYIGVLIDDLITKGTEEPYRMFTSRAEYRTLLRQDNADFRLTEKSYNIGLASVERMRKMEEKKEKSFKFVQHLKDLSVIPAEANPVLETRNSSPMKQSDKVFKVFSRPQITMEDVRSFSGVNEFIVENDLNTEMIEQTEIQVKYSGYIEKEKNNADKLNRLENVRIPSNFDYSSIKSMSYEAREKLKKVQPATVSQASRISGVSPNDISVLLVYMGR, encoded by the coding sequence ATGTTCGATAAAGAATATGATGTTATAGTAATTGGAGCTGGACACGCAGGAAGTGAAGCTGCCGCCGCTGCCGCTAATATGGGCAGTAGTACGCTTTTAATTACAATGAATTTGCAGAATATCGCTCAGATGAGTTGTAATCCTGCTATGGGAGGTATAGCAAAAGGTCAGATCGTAAGAGAAATAGATGCAATGGGTGGGTACAGTGGTATTGTAAGTGATACCAGTGCTATTCAGTTTAAAATGTTGAATAAATCCAAAGGACCTGCAATGTGGAGTCCGCGTGTGCAAAGTGATCGTATGCGTTTTGCTGAGGACTGGCGTTTAAAGTTGGAGCAAACTCCAAATCTTGATTTTTATCAGGAAATGGTAGCAGGTTTGATTATCGAAAATGATAAGATAACAGGGGTAAGAACTTCCCTAGGTCTGGAAGTTCGTTCCAAATCTGTTATATGTACAAATGGAACATTTCTAAACGGACTCATCCATATAGGTGATAAGCAATTTGGAGGCGGTAGAGCAGGGGAAAGAGCTGCAACCGGTATTACTAAAGATCTGATCGACGTAGGATTTGAAGCTGGAAGAATGAAGACAGGAACTCCTCCGCGTGTGGATGGTAGATCTCTCGATTATTCTAAAATGACCGAGCAACCTGGTGATGTAATCCCTTCTAAATTCTCTTATTCAGATGAGACTAAGCCTTTGGAAAAACAACGTAGTTGTTACATGACTTACACTTCTAATGAAGTGCACGAGATACTAAAGGATGGTTTTGATCGATCTCCTATGTTTAACGGACGTATAAAAAGTCTCGGTCCTAGATACTGTCCTTCCATAGAAGACAAGATCAATAGATTTGCAGATAAGGACAGACATCAGTTATTTGTAGAACCCGAAGGTTGGAATACCGTAGAAGTCTATGTGAATGGGTTTTCAACTTCACTTCCAGAAGATGTTCAGTTTAAAGCCTTAAGATCTGTGGCGGGATTTGAGAATGTGAAATTCTTCAGGCCAGGTTACGCAATAGAATATGATTATTTTCCACCAACTCAGTTGAAGCATACCCTGGAGACGAAGTTGATTGATGGTTTATATTTTGCGGGTCAGATTAATGGAACAACAGGATATGAGGAAGCGGCTTGCCAGGGCATGATGGCTGGTATTAATGCCGCTCTAAAAGTTCAGGAAAAAGATGAATTTATTCTGAAGCGTAACGAGGCATATATTGGGGTCCTTATAGATGATCTAATAACAAAGGGTACAGAAGAACCTTATAGAATGTTTACTTCAAGAGCGGAGTATAGAACTTTATTAAGACAGGATAATGCCGATTTCAGGTTAACCGAAAAATCTTATAATATCGGTTTAGCTTCTGTAGAGCGGATGAGGAAAATGGAAGAAAAGAAAGAAAAATCTTTTAAGTTTGTTCAGCATTTGAAGGATCTAAGTGTCATCCCGGCAGAAGCAAATCCTGTTCTGGAAACTCGAAATTCTTCTCCCATGAAACAAAGTGATAAGGTCTTTAAGGTTTTTTCAAGACCACAAATCACGATGGAAGATGTGCGCAGTTTTTCTGGCGTAAATGAGTTTATAGTTGAGAATGATCTCAACACCGAAATGATAGAGCAAACCGAAATTCAGGTTAAATACTCAGGATACATTGAGAAGGAGAAAAACAATGCCGACAAATTAAATCGTTTGGAGAATGTTCGTATTCCATCAAACTTTGATTATTCCAGTATAAAAAGTATGTCATACGAAGCGAGAGAGAAACTCAAGAAAGTACAACCTGCTACCGTTTCTCAAGCCTCTAGAATTAGTGGAGTAAGTCCTAACGATATTTCAGTATTATTGGTTTACATGGGTCGGTAA
- a CDS encoding class I SAM-dependent methyltransferase, translating to MIESNQIKSAPETREVILTCKDHLVSQENFSILESESGILCTSPVPENLPAYYESDRYISHTDSEENFQDKIYQFVKSKMLLKKAKWIEQETAGCKLLDYGAGTGDFLAHMQNRNWNVFGMEPNEDARALASKKGITIEDNLDKLEARSFDVITLWHVLEHIPDYEEVLKRLVAKLNKNGLLIIAVPNHRSYDAYYYQNYWAAWDVPRHLWHFSRSGISQLLKKNNLIEVCEKPLIFDSFYVSLLSEENQKQKPSKINAFWRGLISNFKARSTGEYSSIAYFYRKS from the coding sequence TTGATAGAATCAAATCAAATAAAATCAGCTCCGGAAACGCGGGAAGTTATACTTACCTGTAAAGATCACCTTGTATCGCAGGAGAACTTTTCTATATTAGAAAGTGAGTCTGGAATATTGTGTACTTCTCCAGTTCCAGAAAATTTACCTGCATATTATGAAAGTGATAGGTATATTTCTCACACAGATTCAGAAGAAAATTTTCAGGACAAGATCTATCAATTTGTAAAATCTAAAATGCTTTTAAAAAAAGCAAAGTGGATTGAACAGGAAACGGCAGGTTGTAAACTTCTGGATTACGGAGCGGGCACAGGAGATTTTCTTGCTCACATGCAAAATAGAAACTGGAATGTATTTGGTATGGAACCAAACGAAGATGCTAGGGCCTTAGCTTCGAAAAAAGGAATTACTATTGAAGACAACCTGGATAAGTTGGAGGCTAGATCATTTGATGTAATTACCCTCTGGCATGTACTGGAACATATTCCAGATTACGAGGAAGTGCTGAAAAGACTGGTGGCTAAATTAAACAAAAATGGGCTTCTTATTATTGCAGTTCCTAATCATAGATCTTATGATGCTTATTACTATCAAAATTATTGGGCTGCCTGGGACGTTCCAAGACATCTATGGCATTTTTCGAGAAGTGGTATTTCTCAGCTTTTAAAAAAGAACAACCTTATAGAGGTTTGTGAAAAACCATTAATTTTCGATTCGTTTTATGTAAGTCTATTAAGCGAGGAGAATCAAAAACAGAAGCCTTCTAAAATAAATGCATTTTGGCGCGGTCTAATTTCGAACTTCAAGGCAAGGTCTACCGGAGAGTACTCTTCCATTGCTTATTTCTACAGAAAATCATAA
- a CDS encoding OmpH family outer membrane protein — protein MIKKVFGIAAVAILMVSCNEQKTAYVDTKVLVQEYKEMKEVEAEFTSKSDSVRQQLDSVAKSFQEEVQAYQSEMNSMSDAQRQEKERTLMQKQQMLQQQQQMQSNRLREQSTAAMDSLVEKVKGYVKDYGKDNGYTYIFGSNESANIMYAEEGLDITQDVLAELNEQYGGADVATEENEEVED, from the coding sequence ATGATCAAAAAAGTTTTCGGAATTGCTGCAGTTGCAATTTTAATGGTATCATGTAACGAGCAAAAAACAGCTTATGTAGATACTAAAGTATTAGTACAGGAATATAAAGAAATGAAAGAAGTGGAAGCTGAGTTCACTTCCAAATCAGATTCTGTTCGTCAACAACTTGATTCTGTAGCAAAATCTTTTCAGGAAGAAGTTCAGGCTTACCAGTCTGAAATGAATTCCATGTCTGATGCACAAAGACAGGAAAAGGAACGTACGCTTATGCAAAAACAGCAAATGCTACAACAACAACAGCAAATGCAAAGTAACCGTCTTAGAGAGCAAAGTACGGCTGCTATGGATTCTTTAGTTGAAAAGGTTAAGGGATACGTGAAAGACTACGGAAAGGATAATGGTTATACTTATATTTTTGGTTCCAATGAATCTGCAAATATTATGTATGCTGAAGAAGGTCTTGATATTACTCAGGATGTTTTAGCTGAATTGAACGAGCAATACGGTGGAGCTGATGTTGCTACTGAAGAAAACGAAGAAGTAGAAGACTAA
- a CDS encoding DoxX family protein: protein MENLNTYITEILILLFILITFLQSGVDKMMDWNGNTGWLKEHFSKTFLAGMVPLMVGIILVIEVIVGFLAIAGIYTLISSGNSDLGLLASILACVTLLMLLFGQRVAKDYAGAFTLTGYFIVCILGVWLMN, encoded by the coding sequence ATGGAAAATCTGAATACCTATATCACTGAGATTCTAATACTGCTATTCATTCTTATTACATTCTTACAATCTGGTGTTGATAAGATGATGGACTGGAATGGAAATACTGGTTGGCTGAAGGAACATTTCTCAAAAACCTTTCTGGCAGGAATGGTGCCCCTCATGGTTGGAATTATCCTGGTTATCGAAGTCATTGTAGGATTTCTTGCGATTGCAGGTATCTACACATTAATATCCAGCGGTAATTCTGATTTAGGACTGCTAGCTTCCATTCTCGCATGTGTCACTTTGCTTATGCTATTATTTGGACAGAGAGTGGCTAAAGATTATGCAGGAGCTTTTACGCTTACCGGATACTTTATCGTATGCATCTTGGGTGTCTGGTTAATGAATTAA
- a CDS encoding DNA polymerase III subunit delta' produces MLFREIIGLPHIKNHLVTTADRRRIPHAQLFTGKAGSGTLPMAIAYAQYILCGNSNGENDSESSASCNLKFNNLSHPDLHFAFPVATNEKIKKHPVSSHFLEEWRQFVQTNPYGSLYDWYQSLGIENKQGKIGVDEAHEIVKSLSLKSYEGGFKVMIIWMPEKLNNEASNKLLKLIEEPPSKTIFLLVTEAEEQIIQTIRSRCQRLHFPPLGESDIEEYLIRKEDCEPKIAKKIAHQANGDYTKAVHILRKDAGDEQFQAWFIQWVRSAFQAKGNKATVLELVAWSDEIASLNRETQKSFLRYCLDFFRQAMLLNYKAKDLVYIDIEPKVFKFDKFATFINGKNIGEISEAIETAIYHIGRNGNAKIILTDLSIKLTRYLHKK; encoded by the coding sequence ATGCTTTTTAGAGAAATAATAGGCCTTCCGCATATAAAAAATCACCTTGTGACCACGGCAGACCGGAGAAGAATTCCGCATGCTCAACTTTTTACCGGAAAGGCTGGTAGTGGGACTTTACCCATGGCGATCGCCTACGCTCAATATATATTATGTGGTAATTCTAATGGAGAAAATGATTCAGAAAGTTCAGCTTCCTGCAATCTGAAATTCAATAATCTTTCTCATCCAGATCTGCACTTCGCATTTCCGGTTGCAACCAATGAAAAGATCAAAAAACATCCGGTTTCTTCACATTTTCTCGAAGAGTGGCGACAGTTTGTTCAAACGAATCCCTACGGAAGTTTATATGACTGGTATCAAAGTCTTGGAATTGAAAACAAGCAAGGCAAGATTGGGGTAGATGAAGCTCATGAGATCGTAAAATCACTTTCCTTAAAAAGTTATGAAGGTGGTTTTAAAGTGATGATTATCTGGATGCCTGAAAAGTTGAACAATGAAGCTTCCAACAAGTTGCTGAAATTAATAGAAGAGCCGCCAAGCAAAACTATCTTTTTACTTGTTACTGAAGCTGAAGAACAAATTATTCAAACCATTAGGTCCAGATGCCAGCGGTTGCATTTTCCACCTCTTGGAGAATCTGATATCGAAGAATATCTAATTCGCAAAGAGGATTGTGAACCAAAAATTGCTAAGAAGATTGCTCATCAGGCTAACGGTGATTATACTAAGGCAGTACATATCTTAAGAAAAGATGCGGGCGATGAACAGTTCCAGGCCTGGTTCATTCAATGGGTGCGGAGTGCATTTCAAGCTAAAGGAAACAAAGCTACAGTATTGGAACTGGTAGCCTGGAGTGATGAGATCGCATCCCTCAACCGCGAAACCCAGAAAAGCTTTCTCCGATATTGTCTCGACTTCTTCAGGCAGGCCATGTTGCTAAATTATAAGGCTAAAGACTTAGTTTATATTGATATTGAACCAAAAGTCTTTAAATTCGATAAATTCGCCACGTTTATAAATGGTAAGAATATTGGAGAAATTTCCGAAGCAATAGAAACTGCCATTTATCATATTGGTAGAAATGGAAATGCTAAAATTATCCTGACCGATCTTTCAATTAAACTAACCCGATATCTACACAAAAAATAA
- a CDS encoding phosphoglycerate kinase translates to MKTIDDYNFKSKQALIRVDFNVPLNDEMEVTDANRIEAAKPTIIKILEDGGSVVLMSHLGRPKGKESKYSLQHIQDKVSEVLGVSVKFVEDCTGEEVEKAANDLKSGEILLLENLRFHEEETAGNEAFAEKLAKLGDIYVNDAFGTAHRAHASTTIVAKYFEDKCFGYLLAKEIKSLDKVLNSSEKPVTAVLGGAKVSSKITVIENILDKIDHLIIGGGMTYTFIKAQGGHIGTSLVEDDKQELALEILKKAKEKGVEVHLPVDSVIADSFSEQASTQVESVDNIPDGWMGLDVGPKTVRNFANVIKDSKIILWNGPLGVFEMETFAQGTIELGKAIVEATENGAFSLVGGGDSVAAVKQFGFADKVSYVSTGGGAMLEMLEGKSLPGIEAIKN, encoded by the coding sequence ATGAAAACTATAGACGATTATAACTTTAAGAGTAAACAGGCTTTAATTCGAGTAGATTTTAATGTGCCTTTGAATGATGAGATGGAGGTGACTGATGCCAATAGAATAGAGGCTGCTAAACCTACAATCATCAAAATTCTTGAAGATGGCGGGAGCGTAGTTTTGATGTCGCACCTGGGTCGTCCAAAAGGAAAAGAAAGTAAATACTCGTTACAACATATACAGGACAAAGTTTCTGAAGTTCTTGGAGTAAGCGTAAAGTTTGTGGAAGACTGTACTGGTGAGGAAGTTGAAAAAGCTGCAAATGACCTGAAGTCTGGAGAAATTCTTTTACTGGAAAACCTCAGATTTCATGAGGAAGAGACTGCCGGGAATGAAGCTTTCGCTGAAAAACTGGCCAAACTAGGTGATATCTATGTAAACGATGCATTTGGGACTGCGCATAGAGCGCATGCTTCTACAACCATCGTAGCAAAATACTTTGAAGATAAGTGCTTTGGTTATTTATTAGCTAAGGAGATCAAAAGTCTTGACAAGGTTTTAAACAGTAGTGAAAAGCCGGTGACAGCTGTACTTGGTGGTGCGAAAGTGTCTTCTAAAATCACCGTAATAGAAAATATTCTTGATAAGATCGATCACCTCATCATTGGTGGTGGGATGACCTATACTTTTATTAAAGCTCAGGGCGGGCATATTGGTACTTCACTTGTGGAAGATGATAAACAGGAACTTGCTCTTGAAATCCTTAAAAAAGCTAAGGAAAAAGGCGTGGAAGTTCATTTACCGGTAGACTCAGTGATCGCAGATAGTTTTTCTGAACAGGCTAGCACACAGGTTGAGAGTGTGGATAATATTCCTGATGGTTGGATGGGACTTGATGTAGGACCAAAAACGGTTAGGAATTTCGCAAATGTGATTAAGGATTCCAAGATCATTCTCTGGAACGGTCCACTAGGAGTTTTTGAAATGGAGACATTTGCTCAGGGAACCATAGAACTTGGTAAAGCGATCGTGGAAGCTACAGAAAATGGTGCTTTCTCTTTAGTTGGAGGAGGAGATTCAGTTGCAGCTGTGAAACAATTTGGATTTGCAGATAAGGTGAGTTACGTTTCTACCGGTGGTGGAGCGATGCTGGAGATGCTTGAAGGAAAATCACTTCCGGGTATCGAGGCAATTAAGAATTAA
- a CDS encoding lytic transglycosylase domain-containing protein: MLKRRFFAVLLLAGISGFAQEKDKKVREEKANFRVQIFQKSDDTEIKLTEPDPEFQNKLPISAVIRDSSKVALSDLPKAKTIDSLWRLELTNSDLFETMQKSIEDQDYEKVVYDELPTDTLKARLARLNARTPFNVEYNPILESVIKSYLKRNKKGMERLMALSTYYFPLYEQELDKYDVPLEIKYLSIVESALNPRAKSRVGATGLWQFMFPTGKMHGLDVSSYVDERMDPSRSTEAAAQYLSSLYKVFGDWNLVLASYNSGPGNVSKAIRRSGGSTDYWHLRRFLPRETAGYVPAFLATLYLFEYADEHKFQPANPDVVFFETDTLQVKQLITFDQISKVTGVEKEMLQFLNPSYKLDIIPFVEDEKYTLRLPKPAIGKFVSNENAIYDFVDTQAKEKEKELPQLVKTEDKVRYRVRKGDYLGKIAEKYGVGVSSIRRWNNMRSNNLRIGQYLTIYPRKPVASSSNTSTASNSSNPKIYTVKSGDSLWSISKKFPGVTVQNLRSWNDMNTNSLKPGMKIKISKG, translated from the coding sequence ATGCTGAAACGAAGATTTTTTGCAGTGCTGCTATTGGCAGGAATTTCTGGTTTTGCTCAGGAAAAAGATAAGAAGGTTCGTGAGGAAAAAGCGAATTTCAGAGTTCAGATATTTCAGAAAAGTGATGATACTGAAATCAAACTGACGGAACCAGATCCGGAATTTCAGAATAAACTGCCTATTTCCGCAGTGATCAGAGATTCTTCGAAAGTAGCGCTTTCAGATCTTCCAAAAGCAAAGACTATAGATTCTCTCTGGAGGCTGGAGCTTACAAATTCAGATCTTTTTGAAACCATGCAGAAGTCTATCGAAGATCAGGACTACGAAAAAGTCGTCTACGATGAGCTTCCTACAGATACTCTTAAGGCAAGGTTAGCCAGGCTGAATGCGAGAACACCTTTTAACGTAGAATACAATCCAATACTGGAATCGGTCATAAAATCATACCTGAAAAGGAATAAAAAGGGAATGGAGCGACTTATGGCGCTAAGTACCTACTACTTTCCGCTCTATGAGCAGGAATTGGATAAGTACGATGTTCCCTTGGAGATCAAATATCTTTCTATTGTAGAATCGGCTTTAAATCCCAGAGCGAAATCACGAGTTGGAGCTACAGGTTTATGGCAATTTATGTTTCCAACCGGGAAAATGCACGGACTTGATGTAAGTTCTTATGTAGATGAACGTATGGATCCATCTAGATCTACGGAAGCTGCAGCGCAGTATCTTTCCAGTTTATATAAAGTTTTTGGTGACTGGAACCTTGTACTTGCCTCTTATAATTCGGGTCCCGGAAATGTATCTAAAGCAATACGAAGAAGCGGTGGATCTACAGATTACTGGCACTTAAGAAGATTCCTTCCACGTGAAACGGCAGGTTATGTTCCTGCATTTCTGGCTACTTTATATCTTTTTGAATATGCCGATGAGCATAAATTCCAGCCTGCAAATCCAGATGTTGTGTTCTTTGAAACTGATACATTGCAGGTGAAGCAGTTGATCACTTTCGATCAAATATCTAAGGTAACGGGTGTAGAGAAAGAAATGCTTCAATTTCTCAATCCAAGTTACAAGCTTGATATAATTCCATTTGTTGAGGACGAAAAATATACGTTGAGATTGCCTAAACCGGCGATTGGTAAGTTTGTTTCCAATGAAAATGCGATCTATGATTTTGTAGATACTCAGGCAAAAGAAAAGGAAAAAGAACTACCTCAGTTAGTGAAAACCGAGGATAAGGTTCGTTACAGAGTGAGAAAAGGCGATTACCTTGGTAAGATCGCAGAAAAATACGGTGTTGGTGTTAGTAGTATAAGGCGTTGGAATAACATGCGTAGCAATAATTTAAGAATAGGACAGTATCTAACCATCTATCCTAGAAAGCCCGTAGCATCCTCTTCAAATACTTCTACAGCCTCTAATTCATCGAATCCAAAGATCTATACGGTTAAGAGTGGAGACAGTCTCTGGAGCATCTCAAAAAAGTTCCCGGGAGTTACGGTACAGAATTTGAGGAGTTGGAATGATATGAATACCAACAGCCTTAAACCTGGAATGAAGATCAAGATTTCCAAAGGTTAA
- a CDS encoding DUF4837 family protein, which yields MKRSLLVLASIFLFFACEESKDQKKDARILSDSSGNINQLTVVIDNQMWEGEVGEAIRTRFAAPVDGLPQEEPLFSLSQIPPETFSGFVRNSRIFLKIENGKQGMAVISDEFSRPQKGIVLQGKNSQDIIDVIERKSDTIIDILKQTELTEKQRRIRKSLSDDVALKEKFGIDLKFPSAYRYAKEEDKFSWIRKEIPKGSMEILVYEVPMSSIDNDSSVVSNIIKMRDSIGEAMIPGRLEDSYMITEKAYAPYLFESTVDGKFAYETRGTWEVQNDFMAGPFVNYAIKDKANNRYLILEGFVFSPSRAKRDNIFELDAILRSAKLN from the coding sequence ATGAAACGTAGCCTATTAGTACTAGCCAGTATTTTCCTGTTTTTTGCCTGCGAGGAAAGTAAAGATCAAAAGAAAGACGCCCGAATCCTATCAGATTCTTCCGGAAACATTAATCAGCTCACAGTCGTGATCGATAACCAGATGTGGGAAGGTGAAGTAGGAGAGGCCATAAGGACCAGATTTGCAGCTCCGGTAGATGGACTGCCCCAGGAAGAACCACTTTTCAGCTTAAGCCAGATACCACCGGAAACATTTAGCGGATTTGTACGTAACAGCAGGATCTTTTTAAAGATCGAAAACGGCAAACAGGGAATGGCTGTGATAAGTGATGAGTTTTCCCGTCCACAAAAAGGAATCGTACTTCAAGGGAAAAATTCACAGGATATTATAGATGTTATTGAAAGAAAGTCTGATACAATCATAGACATTCTGAAACAAACCGAACTAACAGAGAAGCAACGCCGAATTAGAAAATCACTTTCAGATGACGTAGCATTGAAAGAGAAATTTGGTATAGATCTAAAGTTTCCTTCAGCTTACAGATATGCTAAGGAAGAGGATAAATTCAGCTGGATAAGAAAAGAGATCCCAAAAGGAAGCATGGAAATACTTGTTTACGAGGTTCCTATGAGTTCTATAGATAATGATTCCAGCGTGGTTTCAAACATCATTAAAATGCGTGATTCTATTGGAGAAGCGATGATCCCGGGCCGACTGGAGGATTCCTATATGATCACTGAAAAAGCATATGCTCCATACTTATTCGAATCTACGGTAGATGGCAAATTTGCTTATGAAACAAGAGGTACATGGGAAGTACAGAATGATTTTATGGCCGGACCTTTCGTAAACTACGCCATAAAGGATAAAGCAAACAACAGGTATTTGATCCTGGAAGGATTTGTATTCTCACCATCGCGGGCAAAACGGGATAATATCTTCGAGCTCGATGCTATACTGCGATCGGCTAAACTAAACTAA
- a CDS encoding twin-arginine translocase TatA/TatE family subunit, translated as MNAFILPLAIGAPQIILIVVVILLLFGGRKIPELMRGLGSGIKEFKDASKDDENPATTDDSKKVPEENK; from the coding sequence ATGAACGCATTTATCTTGCCTTTGGCTATAGGAGCACCACAAATTATCCTGATTGTAGTGGTAATATTGTTGCTTTTTGGAGGACGAAAAATCCCTGAATTAATGAGAGGCCTTGGTAGCGGAATTAAAGAATTTAAAGACGCTTCAAAGGATGATGAGAATCCTGCAACTACAGACGATAGTAAAAAAGTACCGGAAGAGAATAAGTAA
- a CDS encoding M23 family metallopeptidase, with protein sequence MAENTKPKKKFAKKLLHKYRMVVLNEDTFEERFSFRLTRLNVFVAVGISAILLIAMTTFLIAFTPLREYIPGYSSAELKEKATKLAYTSDSLQNKMRMNDQYLQSIQDALRGEFDVQQLDRDSILSQPITDLEYQEINRIKADSLLREEVAEEDKYNILPTATDNINFSLFPPVKGTISESYNIENKHYAIDIVTTRNSPIKSVADGRVIFAEWTAETGYVIIIEHSYGLLSVYKHNASLSKSQGDIVRSGEVIATAGNTGEFTTGPHLHFELWNEGNPVDPSEYIDFN encoded by the coding sequence ATGGCTGAAAACACAAAACCTAAAAAGAAGTTCGCTAAGAAACTGCTGCATAAGTACCGCATGGTGGTTCTTAACGAAGATACTTTTGAGGAAAGGTTCTCTTTTCGCTTAACAAGATTAAACGTTTTCGTAGCTGTTGGGATCTCAGCAATTCTTTTGATCGCTATGACTACCTTCCTGATTGCTTTTACACCTTTGAGGGAGTATATTCCTGGTTATTCTTCCGCAGAATTAAAGGAAAAAGCTACAAAACTGGCTTATACTTCAGATTCTCTGCAAAACAAGATGCGTATGAACGACCAGTATTTACAATCTATTCAGGATGCGCTACGAGGTGAGTTTGATGTACAGCAACTGGACAGGGATTCTATTCTAAGCCAGCCCATAACCGATCTGGAATATCAGGAGATCAACCGCATCAAGGCAGATAGTTTGTTGCGTGAAGAAGTTGCTGAAGAGGATAAATATAATATCCTGCCAACGGCTACAGATAATATCAATTTTTCACTCTTTCCGCCGGTTAAAGGAACTATTTCTGAAAGTTATAATATCGAAAATAAGCATTATGCTATAGATATCGTTACCACCAGGAATTCGCCAATAAAGTCGGTCGCAGATGGTCGCGTGATCTTTGCAGAGTGGACTGCGGAGACCGGGTATGTGATCATCATCGAACACAGTTATGGCTTGCTGTCTGTTTATAAACATAATGCTTCGCTGAGTAAAAGTCAGGGCGACATAGTACGATCTGGCGAGGTGATCGCTACTGCTGGTAATACCGGCGAATTTACTACAGGACCGCATTTACACTTTGAACTTTGGAACGAAGGAAATCCTGTGGATCCTTCAGAATATATTGATTTCAATTAA